The Oryza sativa Japonica Group chromosome 11, ASM3414082v1 DNA window aagagttccggataagggaagacaaccagagttctacatggaaacgacaaggactactcggattgtatccatattggtttccctagttctacttggacaaggggacacctatgggtataaatacaaggccccctaggaggagaagaGACAATCCACATACCCACCATAGAAGAGACAatcaacacacccaccatagaagaCACGGGCAACATAGACACCACAAAgccaatacaagccaacatacaccaagacaagacgccggatatcgatttcagggataagcacggctagtcccctacggtgtctccggatactgtcaggagagacgaaagcgctatctctgatctcgccggacacagattcgaggaggaagactaccctgttgtcgactacgagtcagaccttcagatcgccatgtcgacaacagttagatagactaccccaaatattatactggtgtgattatggtgaataagagcaataccggcttcggccaacaggatgtagggttattacctgacaattcaggggcccgaacctgtataaaaatccttatccccatctcttttacctcagtctcgcgtataccctagtaccaacgatccccatactgtccaaataccgtagtcacgacatcaaacgtcgacaatatTGATTCTAGGGTTGACCTTGGATCCCTATATGCATTCCTATTGGACTTCGACACGATACAAGCCCCAACGGGTCCAAAGACTATGACGCGTCACTATGATAGATTCTGGACGTCGTTTTGTTTTGATGATTACCGTTGACTTGGAAGGAATTTTTATGTGAGACCATATTCATTGGAAAGATGATCTCATTAGCTTTCCATACATATGTAAAACGTCAAGAGCAGAGTCCGAATGAAATCCGGGCGATGATTCTAATGCAGATTGTTCCTGTAGTCCGAGGTGGACTTGAACTTGATATAAGTTCAGCCTCCATCTTAAATTGAATGCTTATGACAGCCTTGTCCATCTCCTAGCCTCTGTTTAAGTGCTATCTGGTCATCGGCATAGTTTCAAAATCACATTAAGAAGTACTTAGTAATGAGGTTACCTGTAAATTTAATTGTCGGATGTGAGCTATTATACCTTGCATAGCAACTTGAGGTTGAGTGTATCCGAAAGAATGATGTCCTTATGAGTGATATAGGTATACCAAGtagtttttattgtttttaatgAAGCTGTAAATTTTTCGCAGTTATTCATAGCACAACCtttataataattggttgtaaagCCAGAAcgaaaaacaatatttttttaaaaaaaacaatgagcaTGAGCATGTAGGTCATTGGAATTGAATGAGTACTCTGAatcagggtttcccaaaccgccggggccggggttaTCGCGCCCCAGCGGTAAGCaaggttaccgcgcggtaaccgtgaaaaaccgtatgAAACCgcgcaaaatttatcaaaaattcaaattattttttaaatttatttgaatttgaggaggttaccgcggtattttatattaccgtacccccgcaGTAAGCCcagtaaccgcggtaaccgcgcggttaccggcggtaagtCGAACCCTGCTCTGAATCTCTTATCCTTCAGAAATGCAGAGTTTGTAGTGCAGAAGACATCAattgaggctgtgtttagttcccttcaaacatccaaaaattccgtcacatcaaatgtttggatatatgcatggagcattaaatgtggacgaaaaaaaattgcacaatttgcatgtaaattgcgagacgaatcttttaagcctaattacgccataatttgataatatggtgctacagtaaacatttgctatgacggattaattaggtttaatagattcgtctcgcagtttacagacgaAATCTATAATCTGTTTTATTAtttgtctacatttaatatttcaaatgtatgtccgtatacgataaaaaaaatttgggcatgaaactaaacatggcctgaATTTGTTACCACTGTACGCCTAATGAGTCCAAACGCGTAATTTGGTTAGTACGCTTCCACCTCTTCCTATGGCAAAATGCCAAAAATCTTCGCGGGAAACCCAACCCAAACCACACAACCCTTTTCCGAGtctaacaacaaaaaaaatcccatcTCGCTTCACCCATGCTCCTCCTCGCTCCctcaccagcggcggcggcggccgccgctcgccggaggaAGGTCGGTGGATCAGCCCTCCGCGTCCGCTGCTCGAGCGTGCGGGAACTGGAGAGATCCCCGAACCCTCGTCCGGGGGAGCGGCTGCCGCCGCTGCGGGAGGCGAAGCGGGTGGTGCTGGTGCGGCACGGGCAGAGCACCTGGAACGCGGAGGGGCGGATCCAGGGGAGCTCCGACATCTCCGTGCTAACGCCCAAGGGCGAGTCGCAGGCGGAGACCTCCCGCCTCATGCTCCTCTCCGACTCCTTCGACGCCTGCTTCACCAGCCCGCTCGCCCGCTCCCGCCGCACCGCCGAGATCATCTGGGCCGACCGCGACGACGACCTCATCCCGGACTCTGACCTCCGCGAGATCGATCTCTACTCCTTCCAGGTTGGGATACTTCTCGGGTATTAGGTTGCTCACAGGATGTTCGTGCAAATGCCTGAACGGATGTATGCTTGGTTGGTATCACTGTCTGAATATTTGCAGGGATTGTTGAAGAATGAAGGGAAGGAGAGGTATGGAGTTATCTACCGGCAGTGGCAGAAGAACGCGGCCAACTTCAGCATTGATGGGCACTACCCAGTGCGGGAGCTCTGGGACCGCGCACAGAACTGCTGGGAGAGGATCCTGGCACATGAGGGCAAGTCGGTGCTTGTTGTTGCACATAATGCAGTGAACCAGGCTCTTGTTGCCTCTTCGTTGGGTTGGTGCCACTAGGCTTTGCtgttgattctatagttccaaGGTTGTGCCCAATTGATCTCTGGTTTACTGGTTTTCGCATTTAGGACTTGGCACAGAGTACTTTCGGATTCTACTTCAGAGCAATTGTGGTGCTAGTGTGCTGGATTTCACCCCTCAGGCTGGTGGAGGGCCTCCAGCTGTATGCCTTAACCGCTTAAATCAggtgtgtgtgtgcatgtgtgtaACTTTCAGTTGgatggatgttttttttttccttttagtaGTATGCCTTGCCTAATGCAAGTTTCGTACCATCTTCTGGataagtaaaataaaataattttgtgTCAAAACAGAACTACAGGTGGAAAACCAGTAAATATAGGATTTAATTGTGTTTCCATGTTTGCAGACGCCAAATTCTCCTGTTGCCTCAGGAAGTTCTGCAGGGAGAAAGACAAGCAAGAGGATTATCCTAGCATGTCAAGGAGCTACACAGAACAGTGCAGAGGTATATATTCTCATTTGTGCATCCATgcttgcatgaaaaaaaaagcgcTTTTTCTATGGATCAAAATGTGAAAGCAAAGATAATTCACTGGAGAAACTGTGTACATTGATTTCAAGTATAGAAGGGATACCTTAAGAAATCCTTAAAACGGTAATGAAGGGATTTGAACCCATGACCTTAACTATCTTAACCTGTGCTCTAAAACTGGCTAAATTTATGCACCTTTTATGGATCAATACGAGCCACCTACTATTTTCCTGGAGGTCTGCTTTGTAgttctttaaatttaatttgggAAATTAAGTGAATCAATCTCATTTGTTCAAGTATTGTACTAAAAAACTAAATTAAAAATTCGAGTATAAGTTGTATAAGGAAAGGTTTTTATTATATTTCTGTAAAGAGTACCCCCAGGTAGACAATATTTACCTGTTGAGCTTTGCTGCTtatgtatgtaattacactgtttCTATTACAGATTGGTGTCAGTGGAATGGGGTATGCACCGCTTAACATGCTTGGGATTATACAGGTAATTTTCTTCTTTGTATTGCAAACTGTATATTTCATTATTCTAACTAAAACCTAAGCTCATTACTGGCCAAATGTTTTCAGTCTCAGAAGACTGCAGAACTACTTTTAGATCAAAAGGTAAATGGTATTCTCTGTAGCCCACAAGTTGCAGCATTTGATACTGCTACTACTATATGCGAGGTAACTAcattctgaagtctgaacaattTGCAAAGTTTAGTCCAATGCATTATCGTTTTATTGTTATTACCTGCTTGATCTAACCATAGTAGAGTGAATTGTAGGTTCAAGAGGCTGCAGATTGCTTAGGTGCTGACTGTGTGCCTCGTTATGTGGAAATGAAGAAACTGCTAGAACTAGAAATTGATGATGCCTTCCAAACAAAGCAAAAGGTTAGACCATTTCCACGTTCCATGGCTTCTGTCACAGTAGCTTTACTAGTGCATAGAATATTTGAAGATCCTGTACATGCCTTGAAAATCCACACTTGCAATAGATGGCAGGGCTATCTGCCTATTCATTAAAGAGAGTAGTGTTTTACACTATACTAATAGCGCCTCTACCAGGCAGACACACCAAGTTGACACCCACAAAGGAACCCAAAACACACCATCACCCCCACGCAAGGCACCCTAGCCTGGGAAAGATTGAAAACACTTTTTGGAGATCAATATTTGCAAAGATAATGCAAAGCACAACATTTAGTGATCAGATCTATAATGAGTGCTTGCCAGCCACCATATTCTTCTTGCTAAAGCTATCCCATCTTATGTACATACTGGCTGGTTGCTTGGTTACCTGGAAATTTTAATAGCTCCCTGCATTTCGTGGGGTGTTCAAATAAcacttggttttcttctgtAGAGCTTTGGAGAAATAGCTCAGTCTGGGTGGCTGGGCAGCATGGAATACAAAACTCTGGAGGGGCTATGGAACCAGTCGAAAGCTGCATGGCAAGCCTTGCTAAATGAGTTGCAAGATGATACTTCAGAAAGAATTCTGGTGGTCGTAGGACATCCGGGTATAAATCTAGCATTGATTTGCAGGTGTCTGGATTTAACGATGGACTACATGTCATCTTTTCATCTAGACGATGGCAGCATCAGTGTGATCGATTTCCCAGATGGACCAAAAGGAAGAGGTGTTGTCAGATGCACAAATTACACAGCCCATCTAGGAAGATGGTCAATACCTATTACCAGGACCATGGAAACTGATGAAGAGTTCTAACTTCCTGCAAGGTAATGTTCTGGTGTAACATCCTTCAGGAAAGCTAAGTATGTCAATATCTTATACTGATGTACATACTGGCATCTTGATTAATATCTGTAGATCTGATATGTAAATAGCATCCTTCTTTCAAACAAAAGGAATATGTAAATAACCTTTTTTTCTGAAGCTAAACAGTAAAAGTATCATACTGTTTATATGTAAACATCATTTCATATCCACCACCATTGTGTTACCGCTGTTTGAGTATCTTCCTCGCCGGCCCAGCCGGCTGGCTGCCTTCCACGGGAGCATGTTGCCTTCGCCTCGTCCATCCTGTCACCACGCTCATTGGCGTCCTCTATGCTGATCCCTGCGGCTGCCGTTTCCCTCATCCAGTGTGCCACCTTTGGACTACTCGCTGCAGCGGGCATGATTGCAGTTCTCTCTGCTGCTCGCGTCAGGCATTGGGTGATTGAGTCCATGGTGAATGGTGTTGCTGCTGCCTAATTTCTGTCACAACCACGAGGTTGGCGTGTTCCAGGTATGTGGGCGTGTTCACTACTTCATTCCTGATACACAATTTTGTTAACATAAACAGTAATTCATATTTTCTTACAAACTGAATCGtaagttttaatttttaaatttacatTTCTTAGATTAGAGCAGAAGCGGTCTCTGTTAATGAAATCACCATTGCATCAACTGCACAGACCTATATGATTAAGGTACAAAAGTTTTCCGGTTCAGTCAGTAGACTCAGTACTGTAAACCGCAATGATGTGTGTGTCACCCTCACCATGGGCAAGCCATACTGTAACCATAAATCTGTTGTACTACAGGGAAGGCCATGGCTGTCATTGTGTCATAAGAAAACAGGGCTCATTAGACTGCTTCTGCAGTCAAGAGCTGCGTCGGTGCAGACAATCTTCCATGGACAAAGGGCCTGGTACGCAGCATGAAATGGACACTATCACTATGTTTGTAGGTGTCTTCCTCTATCTACATTGTCTGCCTTGTTCTTTCTGTAAGTTGGGTTCGGCCCTTGGTGTTATCTGCGCCTGCAAGGGGCAGGAGATTATATGACTATCATATGCGAAGATATTTCTCATTTGGATAGAAGAGATTTAGGTGAGAGCTCAAACAAGGAATTATCTTGAGGTGTTATGGTGAAGCATATGGAGAGGATAAGAAAGAGGTGGGCACAACTTTGAACGTAAAAAGATGCATGCTGGAGCTCAGATTCACATCGGGTTCGAACTTGAAGTGTGAGCAATGGTGGCGACTGGCGAGGTGATTGACGATCCTGAAGAGTCGGTTTGTGATCTACTATGAAGTTTGTATTGACTATTAATCACAGTAAGGTTGCATACGAGTCCCAACGGGCTTCTGTACATCTGCAACCTGTGAGTACAATACAAGTGATGCAAACAACTGCAGAGACAATGCTTAATTTGCAACCTAGGTATTGTGAGCTGTCCGGGCCGCTGGGACTTCTCTGCTATCTTTTCCTGTGTCTACATTTTATGCAGGAACTTTTGCATAGTTGGTAGATGTTTATATCAAGCAGAGAAGAACCATATTCCCATCATTAATAGTTCTGGACCATCCAATATATACTGTCTCAGAACTCATAAACATGTACCTACTGTGTCCTTTTCGTTGGCAACCatggtttcatttttatagCTAACTGTACTGTAGTTACCAAACTCATCATTTTTGTGCCAACAACACTTCAGTTCATCAGAGTCAAGCTCAAATAGGGAGTGTTTATCTGCACATGCAGTACTCAATTTCATGGTagttatatatttatttctgCAGCATAATGGCTTACCGATGCATGGCTAGGTTCCaaaatcacttgattttcttgaTTTACGAGATGGAGTTTTGCCTGTTCTGTGGAATGAACCATATTAAAGCGGTCCAAAAAATAGGCATCAGTTTAGTCTCATATTTAACTTAAGGTTTAGCATGTAAGCTAGATGTCTCTTTTTGTTTGACTTTGCCTCTCTTGATGAGTGTACCATCATATTTTCCTACTGATCTTGGATAACTGACTCATGAAGGGAAATGTTGTTTATTCAATGCACATAAGGATACCTATTTCTTGTTGCCAGAAAGGTCCTAATCCTACTGCAGGTACTGTAAACTGTTCAAGATGGGGTTATCTCATGCTTTAGGCTACTAATATGAAGCCATATACATCAATGGCTTCCCCAAAAGGGTATAATGATGAGCACTAACAATTTACCTATCCGTATGGGCAGTACAACTTATCTGTAGAGTTCCAAGACAATGCCAGTTTATGTTACTCCCCTACTCGGTAATTGTGGGTGCGTCAACTTGATTTCAGTTTTGGCAAGGTAGTATAGAATGGAATCATATTACTGTTGAAGGATTCTTTAATGTCAAGCTAAACAATGGGCCCATCATGGAATGGAAACTTCTCACACTGATCTGATCAGCAGATTATTATTTTGAGCAATTTCAACTTGCAGCTAGCATGGGGATGTTCCAACTTCAACTGCACAGAAGAAGACAAGTTTGTTTTCAACTGGTATGCCTTTATTTGGAAATCTGAATTTTTATCCAATATTTCTCTCTTATTTTTAGTAGGTATGATCAGAGAAGGCTTTGTACTCTCTCGTCAACTGCCTTGTTGCAGTCAGTTAGAGTTATATATATTCACTCGAACTGCATAATATTATCTAGCAGCTTGTTCAGTAGATTAGAAACATAAATGCCTCCTACGTCAACTTGTGCTTGCTGTATCTTTAAAAACTGCAGCGTTATCTTTTCCTAGTTTAACAAAAAGACAAAAGAAACTGTCCCCGCTACACACGGTTTGATGGTTATGCTGCTAAAAATATCATGCAGCATGATATATTACTGTTTGCCTCTTCGTTTTGTTGGCAGTTGGCAATGCAGTCGTTTATGCTCTTGCCAACTGGACTAAATCCACTGGAGCTGTAGATCATTCCGTGTGAAGACCCACATTATCGGAGTATCACAAAATAGACATTATAAACTTAAgtatattattttgtttttgctGGTTGAAAACTAACAAATTGCGGTCGATGATTTTCAGGGTTCCTTGTTCCCTTGCTGTCAGCTGAATGTCTCATTTCAGCTTTACCACGTATGCCTCTTTTGTGTTTTCTGTACTTATAATATTTGCATTGTCAAGTTGTCCTAGTTTagtcaaaaagagaaaaaaaaaagaaagtaagaaAAGAAACCGTGTTCAGTGTACATTGGTCATCTTCAGTTATTAAAACATACAAGTAGACTATTTGCCTCTTCCACTTTCTGGCAATACATTTATCTTCTTGCCAGCTGGATTGAATCATGTAGATCGTTGTGTGAAGAGCCACCCTATCTGATGTATCAGATGAAAAAACCTATTAACTTGCTGTGTTAACATTTGATTTTTGTTCTTCCCCGGTTGTCGAAAGCTAAAGAGAACTGCTGTCTATCATTTTCAGGGATCCTTTGCTTTCCTTATTTTCAGGTGAGTGTCCCATTTCTCCATTACCAACTTAATGCAAGGGACAGCCCTTTTTTTCTCATCGAATCTAAAAACAAAGTCAACAAACCTTGCTCCAATTTTCTAATGCCTCTGGGATCAAGTGCCTGGTTTTCCGTGCCCGATGAATGAATCACACTCTCACACCCCAAAGCAGATTGTCCTCCCATGACTCAATTTAGTATACTTCAGTTCAGCATTTTTATAACCCATACTATTTTGTATTCTCGCATCTCTGATCAGACTGATTCATTATTCATGGACCAATGGGCCATCTGCTCTGCAGGGTCAGCATAAGCACAGCAGGTTAGCCCATTCGTTCTCTATAATCTGGCGTATTCTTTCAGTTAGTGGGTTAAACGCAATGATCAGGTGAAAAGGGTGCAAATTGATGAGATTACGGTCACATTTCCGTGCAACCCTTTTTTATCTGCCATGTGTGCGTTGGAGTTTTGCTATTTAAGAGCGAATAGTACAGTGATTGTGCTGGTTCCTTCATTGTTGAATCATCTCTCAACAGCAATACGGGCAACTTTCAGAGAAATTCAGACTTGAGCCCAAGAGACAAGGGGGACAAGTTCTTTTTGCTTCATTTCTAATTCACCATCACGCTTTCCACGACGTTCGTTTGGTTACTTAGTTAATCCTCAATAATTGGGGAGGTGAAACCCTTTTTGGTTTATGATTAAAACCTGTAGGTAACAAGGTGACAAACCTGGCATAGTATTCCATTGGATTTGTGAATCTTGAGAGGGTTGGTGGTGATGGCCTATGCTTTGATGTATGACCGTACTGATGCGTAGTACCGTT harbors:
- the LOC4349782 gene encoding 2-carboxy-D-arabinitol-1-phosphatase, with the protein product MLLLAPSPAAAAAAARRRKVGGSALRVRCSSVRELERSPNPRPGERLPPLREAKRVVLVRHGQSTWNAEGRIQGSSDISVLTPKGESQAETSRLMLLSDSFDACFTSPLARSRRTAEIIWADRDDDLIPDSDLREIDLYSFQGLLKNEGKERYGVIYRQWQKNAANFSIDGHYPVRELWDRAQNCWERILAHEGKSVLVVAHNAVNQALVASSLGLGTEYFRILLQSNCGASVLDFTPQAGGGPPAVCLNRLNQTPNSPVASGSSAGRKTSKRIILACQGATQNSAEIGVSGMGYAPLNMLGIIQSQKTAELLLDQKVNGILCSPQVAAFDTATTICEVQEAADCLGADCVPRYVEMKKLLELEIDDAFQTKQKSFGEIAQSGWLGSMEYKTLEGLWNQSKAAWQALLNELQDDTSERILVVVGHPGINLALICRCLDLTMDYMSSFHLDDGSISVIDFPDGPKGRGVVRCTNYTAHLGRWSIPITRTMETDEEF